The sequence GCGGAGACGCCCTGCAGCACGCGGAGCAGGATCAGCATGATCGGAGCGATGACCCCTGCCGACGCGTAGGTGGGCAACAGGCCGATCAGGGTCGTGGCCCCGCCCATCATGATGAGCGTGACCACCAGAATGACGCGGCGGCCCAGCTTGTCCCCATAGTGGCCCGCCAGGAACGCCCCGAGCGGGCGGAACAGGAAGGAGATGCCCACGGACGCGAAGGACAGCAGCAGGCCGATCGACTCCCCCGCCGGCTCGAAGAACAGCTGGGAGAAGACCAGGCCGGCCATGGTGGCGTAGATGAAGAAGTCATACCACTCCACGGTGGTGCCGACCAGGGTGGCGGCAGCGACGCGGCGCTGGTTGGCCCGGTCAGAGTGTCGGGTTTCAGTCATGGGTACCTCGTTGGGGTGATGCTGTGAAAGTTGGTGTGGCCAGCGGACGCCGGCAGCCATCAGCGTGCTCCGGTAGCCACTGGTAGATACCGGATCACGCCGGGATCACGGGGTGAAGATCGGCTCGAAGAAGTCCGTCAGCTCGTCCGTGGCGGTCAGCGGGAGCACGGCGGAGACGTACTGGTCCGGACGGACCACCACGATCGCGCCGTCGCGGCTCAGGCCGCGCGCCTCGAAGATGTCGTCCTCCGGGTCCACACCCCAGACCTTGTTCAGGTTGGAGACCTGGAACCGGCCGACCTGCGGGCGGAAGATCGAGGGCGCCTTCATCAGCTCCACCTCCTCGTGGGGCTGCTGGTAGATCACCTGGACGTCGAACAGCGCATCCAGGTCCCGGCCCGCGGGGGTGAAGCGCCGGACCGGGGAGGTCTCGGAGTCCAGCCACTCGGCCCAGGTCCGCAGCGCCGAGTCTGAAGCGGAGGACACGGCGGCGTCGGCGAAGGCGTAGATCCGCCAGCGTCCGTCCGCCGTGTGCTGGTGGCCCAGGTGGTGTGGAGTCGTGTCGGAGACGCGCTTGGCCGGGTGGGCCTTGAAGCGCTTGCCGAGGGGGAATCCGCTGGCCAGCGCCTGGTGGGACGCCTCGGCCACGAGCAGCCCGGCCGGGTACTCGGTCATGAAGCCCGCCGGGAACTCCGCGGTCTTCTGGTAGTAGTCCTCCAGTGCGGTGGCGCTCTCCAGCTCCTCCGGCTTGGCGGCCATCATCGAGGACCACTCACGGTCGAAGTCGATGAGCTTCTGGGCCACCGGCTGCCGCTCGGCCGAGTAGGTGGACAGCAGCGATTCCGGGCTGAGCCCGGTCAGCACGTGGCCCAGCTTCCAGCCGAGGTTGAACGCGTCCTGGATGGAGACGTTCATGCCCTGTCCGGCCTTCGCCGAGTGCGTATGACAGGCGTCGCCGGCGATGAACACGTGGGGGTGGCGCTGACCGACGTCCTCGGCCAGGACGTCGTCGAACCGGTCCGTCACCCGGTGACCCACCTCGTAGACGCTCCACCACGCCACATCCTTCACGTCCACCGTGTAGGGCGAGACGATCTGGTTGGCCTGGGCGATGATCGACTCGATCGGGGTCTTGCGCACGGCGCCCGCATCGTTCTGATCCACCTCACCGAGGTCCACGTACATCCGGAACAGGAAGCCGCCCTCGCGAGGGATATGCAGGATCGAGCCATGCTCGGACTGAATGGCGCACTTGGTGCGAATATCCGGGAAGTCGGACTCGGCGATGACGTCCATGACGCCCCAGGCGTGGTAGGACACGGCTCCGACGTGCTGGGCGCCGATGTCCCGGCGGACCTTCGAGTGCGCGCCGTCCCCGCCGATGACGTACTTGGTGCGGATGGTCCGGGTCTCGCCCGGCCTCACGCCGCCGTCGGGCGTCTCACCGGTGCGCTTCAGCGTGACGGTCACCGGGTACTCGCCCTCGCCCACCTCGAGGGACACGAACTCCCAGCCCCAGTAGGGCTCGGTGCGGGACGGTGCATGGCGGGCGAACCGGGCGAAGTAGTCCAGCACCCGGGCCTGGTTGACGATCAGGTGCGGGAACTCACTGACCCCGGCCGGGTCATCCACGGCCCGTGCGGTCCGGATGATGTGGCCGCTCTCCTGGGGGTCCGGCTTCCAGAAGTTCATCTCGGTCAGGTGGTATGCCTCCGCGACGATCTCCTCGGCGAACCCGAAGGCCTGGAACGTCTCGACACTCCGGGCCTGGATGCCGTCGGCCTGGCCGATCCCCAGCCGCTCCGGACGGCGGTCGACGAGGCAGGTCATGACCTCGGGGAAGCTGGCCAACTGGGCGGTGGCGGTCATGCCGGCCGGTCCGGCGCCGACCACGAGGACGTCCATGGCCTCGGGCAGCTCGGCGGAACGGTCCACGCCCACGCCGGCGGCGGGCTGGACTCGCGGGTCCCCGGACACGTACCCGTTGTGGTGAAACAGCATGTGGTCTCCTCTACAGGTGTTCTAGCGTTCTATTCGGTGGTGCCGGTGCCACACCAGGTGTCGGCGAGGGCCTCGGTGGCGCGGGCCAGGAGGGCGACGTCGGCCCCCACGTTGACGAAATCGGCGCCGGCCGCCAGGTAGTCCCGGGCCTGATCCGGGGCGAAGGCGTTGACGCCGACGAACGTGCCGGCGTCCCGGGCCTGCCCGATCACGGTCTTCACCGCGGCGACGACGTCCGGGTGGTTCTGCTGCCCGAGCAGGCCCATGGAGGCGGCCAGGTCGGAGGGGCCGATGAAGATCCCGTCCACGCCGTCCACTCCCGCGATCTGTCCGGCGGCGGCGACGGCGGCCGCGGACTCGATCTGGACGATCAGGGTGACCAGGTCCCCGGCACGGGCCAGGTAGTCCGGGATCCGGTTCCAGCGCGCCGACCGCGCCAGGGCCGAACCGACCCCGCGCATGCCCCGCGGCGGGTAGTGCATCGCTCGGACGGCCCGCTCGGCGTCCTCGGCGCTGTCCACCATCGGGATGACCAGGGACTGTGCACCCAGGTCCAGGTACTGCTTGACCAGCACCGGGTCCAGGGCGGGCACCCGGACCACGGGGACCACGGAGTATCCGGCCATGGCCCGAAGTTGGGACTGGATGGTCTCCAACCCCAGAGGCGCGTGCTCGCCGTCGATCAGGAGGAAGTCCAGGCCGGCAGAGGCGCAGATCTCGGTGACGGAGGGGTCGGCCGAGTTGACGAACATCCCGGCCGGTGCCCGGCCGTCCCGGTCGGCGCGAGCCTGCGCACTGAATAGGCTCTTGAAGCTGGGCTGTGGATCTAGGCGAATTGGCATGTCACGGTCCCCAGGTTCCCGTAGTCGGCGTAGACGGTGTCCCCGGCATAGACCCACATGGGCCGGGTGAAGGAGCCGGCCAGGATGATCTCCCCGGCCTCCAGCACGTCCCCGTGCCCGGAGATCCGGTTCGCCAGCCAGTGCACCCCGTTGCCCGGGTGGTTGAGCACCCCGGCGGCCACGCCCGTCTCGATGATCTCCTGGTTCCGGGACAGCATCCCGGCGACCCAGCGCAGGTCCACGGCGTCGGGTGCCACCGGGCGGCCACCGAACACCATGGCACCCATCGCGGCGTTGTCACTGATGGTGTCGGTGATCGTGCGCCCTTCCATCTCGATCCGGGAGTCCAGCACCTCCAGCGCCGGCACCACATACTCGGTGGCGCGCAGGACGTCGAACAGCGTCACGCCCGGGCCCGCCAGGGTGTCCTTCAGCACGAAGGCCAGCTCCATCTCGACCCGCGGATGCGTGTAACGGGACCACTCGTAGACGTGACCGGACTCCATGACCATGTCGTCGAAGATCACCCCGTAGTCCGGTTCATCGATCCCGGTGGCGTCCTGCATGGCTTTGGATGTCAGGCCGATCTTGTGACCGGCCTTCTTCCGGCCGGCGTCGATCTGCCGCTGGGACCAGATCCGCTGGACCGCGTAGGAGTCCTCGATCCCCATGTCCGGGTACCGCGCCGTGAGCAGGGGAACCGGCTTCCGGTCCTGTCCTGCCTGGTGCAGCTCGTCGGCGATAGCGACGTGCGTTGAGTGGTCAAGCATGTCCGTGTGTCCCCTGCCTCTACAGCTGGTGTCCGAGTTTGAAGCCCTTGGCGGCTTCACCCTGGTAGGTGCCGTCCTGGTCACCTTCACGGGTGTAGGAGAAGCCGTCGGCACCAATGGTCACGTCCATCTCGGACTTCTCCTCGCGGGCCTTGACCTCTTGCGGCGTGCCGTCCAGGTCCAGCACCAGCGAGGCCTCGGTGTACCAGGAGGGGACCACGGGGTTTCCCCAGAAGTCACGGCGCTGGTTGTCATGCACGTCCCAGGTGACGACGGGGTTGTCCGGATCGCCGGTGTAGTAGTCCTGGGTGTAGATCTCGATCCGGTGGCCGTCCGGGTCCAGGATGTACAGGTAGAACGCATTGGAGACCCCGTGCCGGCCGGGACCGCGCTCGATCCGGTCCGAGATGCGCAGGGCGCCCATCTTGTCGCAGATCGCCAGGATGTTGTGCTTCTCGTGGGTCGCAAAGGCGACGTGGTGCATGCGCGGACCGTCGCCGCCGGTCATGGCCGTGTCATGGACGGTCGGCTTGCGCCGCATCCAGGCGGCGTACACCGTGCCCTCGTCGTCCTGGATGTCCTCGGTGACGCGGAAGCCCAGGTCCTGCAAGAACTTCGTGGCCCGTGGCACGTCCGGGGTGACCTGGTTGAAGTGGTCCAGGCGGACCAGCGCCCCCGGGGTGTACAGGTCGTAGCGCCAGGCCAGACGCTCGACGTGCTCCACCTCGTGGAAGAACTCGTAGGGGAAGCCCAGCGGGTCCTCCACGCGCACGGAGTCGCCGATGCCCCGGGTGAATCCGTCCTGGCGGCGTTCCACCCGGCAGCCGAGCTCCTCGTAGAAGGCCACGGCCTTGTCCAGGTCCTCTGGGCTGCGCACACGGTAGGAGAAGACGGCGACTGCGGCCACCGGTCCCTTGCGCAGGACCAGGTTGTGGTGGATGAACTCCTCCAGCGACCGCAGGTAGATCGTGTCCTCGTCCTCGTCGGTCACAGTCAGACCGAGCACGTCCACGTAGAACTCGCGGGAGCGCTGCAGGTCCGTGACCACGAGCTCCATGTAGGCGCAGCGCAGGATGTCCGGGGCCGGGGCCTGCGGGGTCGGGACGGGGTTGTCGGAGACGATGGGGGCTTCCTGGGAGACATAGAAGCCGGAGGACGTCATCGTCCGGTCATCGAGGTGGGTCATGATGGTCCTTACTCTTGGGGGAAAGCCTGGAAAGCCTGGAAAGCCTGGTCAGACAACGGGGCAGGTGTGGAAAGGCCGGGGTAGGTCACGCCTGGAGCTCCTCGGCCGCCTGCTCCTGCCGGCCGAAGACCGGGTTGTGGACCTCGCCGAGGTTGATGTGCACGGCCTGCTGGTCGGTGTAGAAGTCGATCGAGCGGTAGCCGCCCTCGTGCCCCAGGCCGGAGGCCTTCACGCCGCCGAAGGGCGTGCGCAGATCACGGACGTTGTTGGAGTTCAGCCACACCATGCCGGCCTCGACGCTCTGGGCGAAGTTGTGGGACCGCTTCAGATCGTTCGTCCAGATGTACGCGGCCAGGCCGTACTTGGTGTTGTTGGCCAGTGCGAGCGCCTCCTCGTCCGTGTCGAAGGGGGTGATGGCCACCACCGGGCCGAAGATCTCCTCCTGGAAGATCCGAGCCTCCGGGGAGACGTCGGCGAACACCGTCGGCTGGATGAAATTGCCCTCGGGGAACTCGTCCGGGCGGCCGCCGCCGGCGGTCAGGCGGGCCTCGGACTTGCCGATCTCCACGTAGGACATGACCTTCTCGAAGTGCTCCGGGTGGACCAGGGCGCCGACCTCGGTGGACTCCTCGTGCGGCAGGCCGACCTTCACGCGCTTCGCCTGCGCCGAGTAGCGCTCCACGAACTCGTCGTAGATGCCGCGCTGGACCAGGATGCGGGAGCCGGCGGTGCAGCGCTCGCCATTGAGGGAGAAGACGCCGAAGACGGTGGCATCGATCGCCGAGTCGAGGTCCGCGTCCTCGAAGACCACAGCCGGGGACTTGCCGCCCAGTTCCATGGAGAGGCCCTTCAGGTAGGGGGCCGCGTTGGCGAAGATGAGCTGTCCGGTGCGGGACTCGCCGGTGAAGGAGATCAGCGGCACGTCCGGGTGCTTGACCAGGGAGTCCCCGGCGAAGCCCTCCTCGCCATAGCCGTGGACCATGTTGAACACGCCGGCCGGCAGACCGGCCTCCTCGAAGATGCCCGGCCACAGGGAGGCGGACAGCGGGGTGAACTCCGCCGGCTTGAGCACCACGGTGTTGCCGGTGGCGATGGCCGGGCCCAGCTTCCAGGACTCGAGCATGAAGGGGGTGTTCCACGGGGTGATGAGCCCGGCCACGCCGATCGGCTTGCGGTTGACGTAGTTCGCCTGGCGGCCGGGGACCTTGAACGCGTCATCGTGCTGAGCCACGATCAGGTCGGCGAAGAAGCGGAAGTTCTCGGCGGCCCGGCGTGCCTGGCCCAGGGCCTGGGAGATCGGCAGCCCGGTGTCGTAGCACTCCATCTCGGCCAGTTCCTGGCCGCGGGTCTCCACGATGTCCGCGATCTTGTGCAGCACCCGGGAGCGCTCGCGCGGGAGCATGGTCGGCCAGGGGCCGTTCTCGAAGGCGTCCTTCGCGGCGGCCACGGCGGCGTCGATATCCGCGACCTTGCCGGAGGCGGCCTGCAAGTAAGGCTGGTTGGTGACCGGGTTCAGCACGTCGAACGTGTCACCGTCGATGGAGTCGACGTGCTGTCCGCCGATGTAGTGCTGGATTGTCGAAGGCAGGTTCGCGGGAACGAAGTCGTTGCTCTGTGCAGTCATGATGGTCCTCTCGGTCGTCAGACAGATGATGAGTCGGCGTCGCCGTTGCTTGCGGCGACGTGGTCCAGGTAGGCGTTCAGGGTGTTGAGGCGGTGGTGGCGCGCGGCCTGTTCCACCGCGGCGAACTCGGCGCCGGCGGCGATCAGGTCCAGCAGGTGGTCGTGTTCGGCCACCGAACGGTCGGCACGGTGGGGGACGTAGGCGAAGGTCGAGGAGCGCAACGCCGCCAGGCGGGCCCAGCCCCGGTGGACGAGGTCCAGGATGTGGCTGTTCTGGTGGTGCTCGAACAGCACGGAGTGGAATTCCTTGTTGAGCCGGGTGAACTCCACGGCGTTGAAGTCCGCCAGGAGCCCGCGCATCCGCTCGTTGATCGCCCGGGCCCTCTCGATCTCCTCCGCGGTGATCAGGGGGGCGCACAACGCGGTGGAGTATCCCTCGACCAGGGCCAGGGTCTCCATGGTGTCGTGGTAGATCTCCGGGTCGATCCCGATCACGGTCGCCCCGACGTTGCGGGTGTAGGCCACGACCGATTCCGACTGCAGGCGCCGGATGGCCTCCCGCACGGGGACCACGGACATCTCGAGTTCGGCGGCGAGCTGGGCGAGCACCAGCCTGGCTCCGGGGGCGTAGCGCCCGGCGTTGATGCCGGACAGGATCCGCTGGTAGGCCACGTCCGCCTTGGACGAGCCCGTCCCGGCGTCCTGATCGCTTCCCCCCCGGTTCACCGGGTCTCGCCCTTCGGCCATGTCGGCACTGATCGTGGTCATCGCTCGCCCTGGTTCACGCGGGACTGACGGTACTGCTCGTACTTCGACTTCCACTCGGCGTTCGGCGGGAACAGCCCGTCCACCGGATGCCCCGCCTCGACCTGCTCGTAGACCCAGGCATCCTGCTGCTCCTGCTCCCAGGCGGCGTCCACCACCTCGGCCAGCAGGGCGGGAGGAACCACCACCACGCCGTCGTCGTCGCCGATGATGATGTCCCCGGGCTGGACCGTGGTGCCTCCGCAGGCGATCGTCCCGCCCACCTCCCAGGGGATATGGCGCCGGCCGAGCACGGCCGGGTGCGCGCCGTTGGAGTAGACCTGCAGCCCGACCTCGGCGACGGCCGCGGAATCCCGCACGCCGCCGTCGGTCACCACGGCTGTGGCACCCCGGACCTGGGCGCGCAGTGCCAGGACGTCCCCGAGGGTTCCGGTGCCCGTCTCGCCGCGGGCCTCCATGACGACCACGTCGTCCGGCTCGACGGTGTCCATGGCTCGCTTCTGGGCATTGAACCCGCCGCCGAAGCGCTTGAACAGGTCCTCGCGGTTGGGCACGTAGCGCAGGGTCTTGGCATAGCCGAGGATGCGCTGGCCGGGGTGGGTGGGCCGCACGCCGTCAATGGTGGCGTTGTCGATCCCGCGCTTGCGCAGCTGGGCGGTGATGGTGGCGACCGCGGTCTCCTCGATCTTGGCCCGCAACTCGGTGGTGAGCAGGGTCCGGTCTGCGGCAGGCGTGTCCGGCACGTACCGATAGGGCTCGACGCCGGCCCCCTCGCCCGCACCACGCGCCTCACCGGAGGCGGCGGCCGGTTGCGGTGCCAGGCCCGCGGCTTCGCGGGAGCCCCAGGCCTCCTCCCGCTGGGTGTCGTCCACCTGCGGCTGGGCACCGAAATCGGCCAGGGTCCGGCCAGAGGAGCGCACGGGGGTGATGAGGCGGCCGGTACTGGGAGTGCCCGGCGCCTGCGGGGCGTCCACCTCGACCTCGACGACGTCGCCGGGCTGGGCCACGGAGGAGCCGGCCGGGGTGCCTGTCAGGATGACGTCCCCTGCCTCCAGGGTCATCAGCTGGGAGAGGTCGGCGATCAGTTGGCCGAACGGGAAGGCAAGACCTTCGGTGGTGTCGTCCTGCGTCAGCTCGCCGTTGACCCAGGTGCGCACCCGGAGCTGCGTGGGATCCAGGCCGGCGGCCGGGATGACGTTCGGACCGAGCGGCGTGTACCCGTCACCGGACTTGTTCTTGAGGTTGGAGCCCTTGTCCGCATGCCGCAGGTCGTAGAGGCCCCAGTCGTTGGCCGCGGTGATGCCGGAGACCTTGGACCAGCCCTCCTCGGGGGACACGCGGCGGCAGGTCTCGCCGAGGACCAGGGCGATCTCGCCCTCATAGGCCAGCAGCTCGGTGCCCTCGGGACGCTCGATCGCCTCGCCGCTGCGGGACACGGAGGAGCCCGCCTTGAGGAAGTAGCCCGGAAACTTCGGCGACCGGCCGCGCTGCGCGATGCGGGAGGGATAGTTCAGGTGCAGGGCGATGATCTTGCCGGGGCGATGACGCCGGTCGGAGAAATCTACCGGGCTCGGGGCCTGGCTGTCCTGATGATCCGCTGAGGGTGTCTCGGTCATGATCTCCTGCTCCTGTCGGCGTCCGAGTCCAGTGGTGGCGTCGGTGTCTCACCGGCCCTCTGGACTCCGGGCCCACTGTGGCGCCCGTCTCGTTCCTCCCTGATCGTATACGATCTCACGTGACCTTGAACACCCCCGGAGTCTTTCGGGCGTGGCGGGTGCCACTCCGGACGGAGCGTTCTGTCCCAGAAGACAGGGCTGTGGCCGGGACTTCCTGTCCCGGCCCCAGCCCTGTCTTCTTCAATGTGAGACGTCCTGACGCGCCTCTGGCCAGTCGGTCCTCAGTACCTGGTCAGGTGACCAGCACCAGCAGCGCGTCGGGTTCAGTCCACGGACAGCGGCCGCGGGGCCGGCAAGGCGCCGGCCATGGACTCCTGCATGTATTCGGCCACGACGTGCTGGGAGATCGGCAGGTCCAGCACGAACACGCCCTCGGCACCCCGGTCCACCCAGTCCCGCAGGGCGTCCAGGTCCTGCAAACTCCGCGCCCTGATCCCTTGGGCCCCAAAGGCGCGCCCGACGGCGGCGAAGTCGACCTCATCGATGAGCATGGCCTGCTCGTCCAGCCCGCGCGCCGCGTACTGGTGCAGCTCGGCCCCGTAGGCGGCGTCGTTGAAGACCACCACGACGCCGGAGCGGGCCTGCTTCACGAAGCTCTCCAGATCGGCCAGGGCCATCAGGCCGCCCCCGTCACCGGTCACCAGCACGGTGGTCCGTTCCGGCCGGGCCACTGCGGCACCGACGGCGGACGGGAACCCGAGGCCGATCGACTGGAAGGCGGTGCCGACGAACAGGTGCGAGCGGGCGTCCGGGACGGAGCACATCAGCGGGATCCAGCCGATGAAGTGCCCGCCGTCCTGCACGAACGTCCGCTCTCGGGGCAGGATGCCCTCCAGGGCCAGAGCCATGGTGCGCGGGTCCAGTCGACCGTCGGCAGCCAGCCCCAGGGGAACGACGCCGGCCCCCACCTTCTCCGCCCCGGTCACCTGCTCCGCCTGATCCGCCAGGCCTGCCAGGTCTCCTTGACCCTGGTCGACCACCTCGACCGCTTCGACTGCCGAGTCCAGGCGCGGAGCCGGCGGAATCGGCTGGCGGGCGCGCCAGCCGCCGTCGGCCCCGCCGTTCTCGAGCAGGCCGGTACCGGGGCGATCGGCGAGCGCCCGCAGGGCAGTGCCGGCGTCGGCCCTCAGGAAGTGCTCGGTGCGCTCATGACGCCTCGCGGGGTCCACATCGACCTGCAGCACGGTCGCGGCAGGACCGAAGACCGTGCCATAGCGCATCTGGAAGGGGTTCATGCTGGCACCGACCACCAGCACCACATCGGCCTGGCGCATGATCTCCACCCGCTCCAGCCGGCCGAATCCCCCGGCGATGCCCAGGTCGCCCTCGGGACCGGCCACATTGCGGGCCATCACGGAGGTCGCCAACAGGGCCCCCAACCGGTCGGCCAGGGCTCGCAGCGCCTCGGGACCGCCGGGGGAATCCAGCACGCCCCGCCCGGCGACGAGCAGCGGCCGCTCCGCCGTGCGCAACGCGGCGGTTAGCGGCTCCAACTCGGCCTCCACCAGCGCGTCGTCCGGCGACCCACGATCGACCGGCCCGCCATCGATCGGCGAGCCGTCGACGGGCAGCCGCTCGACCGGCGTCGGGCGCGATCCGGAATCGGCCAGGGCGGAAGCCGAGCTCATCTCGACTTCCCCGGCGTTCCCCCACGAGGTACCGACCGGAACCTCCACGAGGTCGTAGGGGATCGCGACGACGACGGGGCGCCGTCCGGACGCGGCGCGGGCGTAGGCGCCCCGCACCTGGGCAGCCGGATCCCGGTCATCCAGCCGGACGGTCTCCACTCCGGCGGCAGCGGCCATTCCGACCTGGTCGATGTCGAAAGAGCGCGGCCCCGTGGTCGGCGCGTCACCCACGATCAGCACCAGCGGGATCCGCGCCAGCGAGGCCTCCGCCAGGGCGGTGAGGGTGTTGGTGAAGCCGGCACCGTAGGTGACGGTCGCGGTGCCGACCCGGCCCGAGGCACGGTAGTAGGCATCGGCGGCGGCGACCGCTCCGGCCTCGTGCCGAACCGTCACGAAGGGGAACCCCGTACTGGTCAACTCACTGATCAGGTGGGCGTTGCCGTTGCCCATCAGTCCGAAGAGCAGTTCGGCCCACTCCCGGACCACTCCGGCCACGGCCTGCGGAACGGTGGCGCGCACGGCGGAGTCGTCGGAACCGGTGGACGGCACGGGGAGATCGGCAGGCTCGGCCGTCTCGGCGGCGGGCGAGACAGTGGGGGCGGGCGCAACGGTCACGGTGAAACTCCTCGGCGAGATGGACTTCAGGGTCTTGCCGAGAAGTGTGTCCCGCTCTTTCGCGCTGCGCAATCGAGCGCGGATCAGCTGAACACCCTGTACATTCTGACCCACTACACCAGCATTCAACCGGACAGTCTGACCAGCCATGACCTGCCTCGACCAGCCGAGGAGACCTCAGGGAGTCGAGTCGGCCACCGCATGGAGCAGGGGCAGCGTACGCCCCTGGATGTGGGTGCGCAGGGCCAGGGAGGACGAGGTGCGGGCCACGCCAGCCAGCTGGGAGATCCGGTCCAGCACGTCCTGCAGGTCCTGGCCGTTGCGGGCGACCACTCGCAGGTGCAGATCGTGGTCCCCGGTGACGGTATAGAGGTCGGTGACCTCCGGGATGGCAGAGAGGATCGCCTCCGTCACCGGACCATGCCCCACGTTCTGAATGATGTCCACGAAGCAGAAGGCCACCAAGTCGTACCCGAAACCGGCGGGGTCGACCTGCGGGACGATCGCCGAGACCACACCGTGCGCATGAAGCCGGGCCAACCGGCTGGTCACGGTGCCTCGGGCCACGCCCAGTCGCCGGGCGCATTCCAGGACCGGAAGTTGCGGTTCGTCCGTCAGCAGCTGGACGAGGCGGGCGTCGAGGTCGTCGGGTTGCATGGCGTCCATTCTGGCACCGGCGCGCCCGGACGGATCATTCCCCCGGCGCGAGCTTGCCCCGCAGGCGGGCGCGCATGGCCGTGCTGGCCTCGTTCAGCCCCACCACGTCGACCGTCTTGCCGTAGCGCTCATACTTCTCCGTGATGGCATCCAGACTGGCCACGGTGGAGGCATCCCACAGGTGGGACCGGGTCAGGTCGATGACCACGCGATCGGGGTCCGCGAGGTAGTCGAACTGCGTGTAGAGATCGTTCGAGGAGGCCCAGAACAGCTCACCGTCCACGGTGTACGTGACGGTCCGGCCGTCGTCGGGCGCGTTGCCCTCTGGGCCGACGGTCCGCCGGACGGTCACGAAGTGCGCCACCCTCCGGGCGAAGAGCACCATGGCGGCCAGCACGCCGAGACCCACGCCCACCGCGAGGTTCCCGGTGGCCACGGTGCCGGCCACGGTGACCAGCATGACGAGTGTCTCGGACAGCGGCATGGCCCGCAGCGTGGAGGGACGGATCGAGTGCCAGTCGAAGGTGGCCCAGGAGACGTAGATCATCACGGCCACCAGGGCGGCCATCGGGACCATCCCGACCAGCTCGCCCAGCAGCACGGAGAGCACCAGCAGCATGACGCCGGCTGTCAGGGTGGACAGCCGGGTGCGGGCCCCGTTGGCCTTGGTGTTGATCATGGTCTGGCCGATCATGGCGCAACCCCCCATGGTGCCGAAGAACCCAGAGATGATGTTCGCCCCGCCCTGGCCCAGGGACTCCCGGGTCTTGGAGGAGCCGGTGTCCGTGACATCGTCCACCAGCTTGGCGGTCATGAGGGACTCCATCAGCCCGACGACGGCCATGGCGAACGCGTAGGGCGCGATCACCTGGAGCGTCTCCAGGGTGAACGGCACCTCCGGCAGCACCAGCACCGGCAGGGCCTGCGGCAGCTCACCCTTGTCCCCCACGGTCGGCACGGCCATCTGGGTGACGATCACCAGGCCCGTCACCACCACGATCGAGACCAGGGACGCCGGCACCGCCTTGGTCAGCAGCGGGAACAGGAAGATGAGGGCCAGGCCGAGGGCCACCAGGACGTAGACCAGCCAGGGCACGTCCATCAGGTCCGGCAGCTGGGACATGAACATGAGGATTGCGAGCGCGTTGACGAACCCGGTCATCACGCTGCGGGGGATGAACCGCATCAGCTTGGCGATGCCGAGCAGGCCCATCGCCACCTGCAGAATGCCGGCGAGGATGACCGTGGCGAAGAGGTACTCCACACCATGGCTGGCCACCACCGGGGCGATGACCAGGGCCGTGGCAGCGGTGGCGGCGGAGATCATGGCCGGCCGGCCCCCGAGGAAGGAGATGGAGATGGCCATGATGGCGGCGGCGAACAGCCCGACCGCCGGGTCCACCCCGGCAATCAGCGAGAACGCGATGGCCTCGGGGATGAGCGCCAGTCCCACCACGAGCCCGGAGAGCACCTCGGTCTTGAGCCACCCGGGCCGGCGCAGGGTCAGCCACACCGATTGGCGCTGCTCGGGGGTCGCTCCACCGTGACCCAGGGCGAGGTTCTGGGCCACCTCGGGATGGTGCGGCAATAGCGGGGGCACGGGGACGTCGTCGGGCATGGCAAAGACTCCGGGTGTTCGAGGGTGACGCCTCCACAGTAGCCGCGGCGCCGGCCCGGAGGTGTTCCTACACTGGGTACATGAGTAACCAGCCGCAGAACACCCCGCAGCCGAACACCAGCCGGCCAGACG comes from Citricoccus muralis and encodes:
- a CDS encoding Lrp/AsnC family transcriptional regulator → MQPDDLDARLVQLLTDEPQLPVLECARRLGVARGTVTSRLARLHAHGVVSAIVPQVDPAGFGYDLVAFCFVDIIQNVGHGPVTEAILSAIPEVTDLYTVTGDHDLHLRVVARNGQDLQDVLDRISQLAGVARTSSSLALRTHIQGRTLPLLHAVADSTP
- a CDS encoding SulP family inorganic anion transporter yields the protein MPDDVPVPPLLPHHPEVAQNLALGHGGATPEQRQSVWLTLRRPGWLKTEVLSGLVVGLALIPEAIAFSLIAGVDPAVGLFAAAIMAISISFLGGRPAMISAATAATALVIAPVVASHGVEYLFATVILAGILQVAMGLLGIAKLMRFIPRSVMTGFVNALAILMFMSQLPDLMDVPWLVYVLVALGLALIFLFPLLTKAVPASLVSIVVVTGLVIVTQMAVPTVGDKGELPQALPVLVLPEVPFTLETLQVIAPYAFAMAVVGLMESLMTAKLVDDVTDTGSSKTRESLGQGGANIISGFFGTMGGCAMIGQTMINTKANGARTRLSTLTAGVMLLVLSVLLGELVGMVPMAALVAVMIYVSWATFDWHSIRPSTLRAMPLSETLVMLVTVAGTVATGNLAVGVGLGVLAAMVLFARRVAHFVTVRRTVGPEGNAPDDGRTVTYTVDGELFWASSNDLYTQFDYLADPDRVVIDLTRSHLWDASTVASLDAITEKYERYGKTVDVVGLNEASTAMRARLRGKLAPGE